The genomic stretch AATTTTAAGGGGGGCGAACGGGCACCCtcaaatttttttcaaaaatttagTTAAAACTTTCGTAAATTTCATCCGCCAGGGGGGCGACCGCCCCTACTAGccccccctagctccaccactgtaTAGAGCTACCCTCTCACAAAATAATGGATACATCATATTGAATAAGTGTAGACTTTAATAATAAGGGGTGTATGTGAGAGGGTGGTGCAGAAATTGGGCGCCACCCGGTGGCACCGTATCATTATCCTTTCGGGAAGGGATAGTGCATCACCGATGGTATTTTGGGGAAGACGGGTATGTTTGAGAAGTAGAATAGGGGTCCAAGTAGGCAAGTACGGGACTTGTATTGGGGTCGGGGTATGGGCGGGTCGGGCTTTTTTGGTCAGAGTCAGGCCATGTTAGGAGGAATGGGCGGGCTTGACCGGGCTGAGACATGCTTGGCTCGAGCCTGGGCGCGAGGCGGGTTAGAGATAGGCCGGGTTGGCGAGCCTAACCTGAAATTACTTTTTTAGGGAGTAGCATACTTATGTGAAGCTGACGGAACGGAGGAGAACGTGCTTACACAACATGTTGGTTTCTTCGATAGGAACCATGATGGTCGCGTTTTTTCCTAGGAAATTTATGAAGGTAAATATCGAGTTTAATTTATCTTCGGACATAAACTTAAAATGGACTCTTTTtatattgtatttcatttaataATAGTCGTTAAATTCATTATGACTATGTTGTAAGCTCACCACGACTAATAAAGCAGGTTTACATGCAATTGGGTGCAGTAAACTTGTATCAATTGTTGCTGGTATTGGGTTTCACCTCGCCTTCAGTATAACAACTCGTCAAGTATATATAGATAACGATTTTCATTTCAATAGTTATTGTGTAAGGCTGTCTTATACTAACTAGTTGTATTTAATTTGGAATGTTATAGGGGAAATTTCCAAATCCATCGTTTATGATAGAGATTCAAAATATACCGAAAGCCAAAAATGGGAGTAATTCTGGTGTCTATGACTCTGAAGGAAGGTATGTTACAATTTACAAAACTCAACACTGGTACTGAGTGAGATGTCAATTGTCAAGTATGCCTAAGCTCGTTAGAACTAGAGCTGTTTAACAATGCAGGCCAGCACATGCCCAGCCCGCATCAGCGGGTCGGTTTTTTCTAACCCAGTCCGTCCCTCTACCCGGGCTGGTCCAGTGTCCCAAATTTTTGGCCCAGCCCGGTTTGGGccg from Silene latifolia isolate original U9 population chromosome 2, ASM4854445v1, whole genome shotgun sequence encodes the following:
- the LOC141641806 gene encoding putative peroxygenase 4; its protein translation is MMVAFFPRKFMKLTTTNKAGLHAIGCSKLVSIVAGIGFHLAFSITTRQGKFPNPSFMIEIQNIPKAKNGSNSGVYDSEGRFVVEKFDEILSKHIHLNKNGLNLPGAATVCDVK